A genome region from Vulpes lagopus strain Blue_001 chromosome 7, ASM1834538v1, whole genome shotgun sequence includes the following:
- the GBA2 gene encoding non-lysosomal glucosylceramidase, with the protein MGTGVPASEQTRCAKGDPQVDCPEDAGDTEAGQVTDFESPEDKRPQSEPGYSNPEDSGQLMASYEGKAKGYQVPPFGWRICLAHEFAEKRKPFNANNVSLSNLIKHLGMGLRYLQWWYRKTQVEKKTPFIDLINCVPLRQIYGCPLGGIGGGTITRGWRGQFCRWQLNPGMYQHRTVIADQFTVCLRREGKTVYQQVLSMERPSVLRSWNWGLCGYFAFYHALYPRAWTVYQLPGQNVTLTCRQITPILPHDYQDSSLPVGVFVWDVENEGDEALDVSIMFSMRNGLGGGDDAIGGLWNEPFCLERDGETVQGLLLHHPALPNPYTMAVAARLTADTTVTHITAFDPDSTGQQVWQDLLQDGQLESPAGRSTPSQKGAGIAGAVCVTGKLPPRGQCRLEFSLAWDMPRIMFGAKGQVYYRRYTRFFGRDGNAAPALSHYALCQYVDWEEKISAWQSPVLDDRSLPAWYKSALFNELYFLADGGTVWLEVPEDSLPEELVESMCQLRPILREYGRFGYLEGQEYRMYNTYDVHFYASFALVMLWPKLELSLQYDMAVATLREDLTRRQYLMSGVMAPVKRRNVIPHDIGDPDDEPWLRVNAYVVHDTADWKDLNLKFVLQVYRDYYLTGDQGFLRDMWPVCLAVMESEMKFDKDQDGLIENGGYADQTYDGWVTTGPSAYCGGLWLAAVAVMVQMAILCGAHDVQDKFSSILRRGQEAYERLLWNGRYYNYDCSPQPQSCSIMSDQCAGQWFLRASGLGEGDTEVFPTRHVVCALQTIFEFNVRAFAGGAMGAVNGMQPHGVPDRSSVQSDEVWVGVVYGLAATMIQEGLTWEGFQTAEGCYRTVWERLGLAFQTPEAYCQQRVFRSLAYMRPLSIWAMQLALQQQQQKKASRPVAAHGTELSTGPKLGPKEAMANPK; encoded by the exons atgggAACTGGAGTCCCAGCCTCGGAGCAGACGAGGTGTGCCAAAGGGGATCCACAGGTTGATTGCCCTGAAGATGCTGGAGACACTGAGGCTGGGCAGGTTACAGACTTCGAGAGCCCTGAGGACAAGCGACCCCAAAGTGAACCGGGCTACAGCAATCCAGAGGACTCTGGGCAACTGATGGCTTCTTATGAAGGTAAAGCGAAGGGCTACCAGGTGCCTCCCTTTGGCTGGCGCATCTGCCTGGCTCATGAGTTTGCAGAGAAGAGGAAACCCTTTAATGCCAACAACGTCTCCCTAAGCAACCTGATAAAGCATCTGGGCATGGGCTTGCG GTACTTGCAGTGGTGGTACCGGAAAACCCAGGTAGAGAAGAAGACACCTTTCATCGACCTCATCAATTGTGTACCTCTGAGACAGATCTATG GTTGTCCTTTGGGTGGCATCGGGGGAGGCACTATCACCCGAGGCTGGAGAGGCCAGTTCTGTCGTTGGCAGCTTAATCCTGGAATGTACCAGCACCGGACAGTCATCGCTGACCAG TTCACAGTGTGCTTGCGTCGGGAGGGAAAGACTGTGTACCAGCAAGTCCTGTCCATGGAGCGCCCAAGTGTCCTACGCAGCTGGAACTGGGGCCTGTGTGGGTACTTTGCATTCTACCACGCCCTCTATCCCCGAGCCTGGACTGTCTATCAGCTTCCTGGCCAGAATGTCACCCTCACCTGTCGCCAGATCACACCCATCTTACCCCATGACTACCAG GACAGCAGCCTGCCTGTAGGAGTCTTTGTGTGGGATGTGGAAAATGAAGGGGATGAAGCCCTGGATGTGTCCATCATGTTCTCCATGCGGAATGGACTAGGGGGTGGGGATGACGCCATAGGGGGATTGTGGAATGAGCCCTTCTGTCTGGAGCGTGATGGAGAGACGGTACAGGGGCTGCTGCTCCATCATCCAGCCCTTCCGAATCCCTACACGATGGCAGTAGCTGCACGACTCACG GCGGATACCACGGTAACCCATATCACAGCCTTTGACCCTGACAGCACTGGGCAGCAGGTGTGGCAAGATCTGCTTCAAGATGGACAGCTGGAATCCCCTGCTG GTCGAAGCACCCCCTCGCAGAAAGGAGCAGGCATCGCTGGAGCTGTGTGTGTTACAGGAAAGCTGCCACCTCGAGGCCAGTGCCGCCTGGAGTTCTCACTGGCTTGGGATATGCCCAGAATCATGTTTGGAGCTAAGGGCCAGGTCTACTACAG GCGGTACACGAGGTTCTTTGGCCGCGATGGTAATGCAGCACCTGCTCTTAGCCACTATGCTCTATGCCAGTACGTAGACTGGGAAGAGAAGATCTCAGCTTGGCAGAGCCCAGTATTGGACGACAG ATCCTTGCCTGCCTGGTACAAATCTGCACTGTTCAATGAACTATATTTCCTGGCTGACGGAGGCACAGTATGGCTGGAAGTTCCCGAGGACTCCCTACCAGAAGAGCTGGTGGAGAGCATGTGTCAGCTCCGCCCCATCCTCCGGGAATATGGTCGATTTGGCTACCTTGAAG gcCAGGAATATCGCATGTACAACACATATGATGTCCACTTTTACGCTTCCTTTGCCCTCGTCATGCTCTGGCCCAAACTCGAGCTCAGCCTGCAGTATGATATGG CTGTGGCCACACTCAGGGAGGACCTGACACGGCGACAATACCTGATGAGTGGGGTAATGGCACCTGTGAAAAGGAGGAACGTCATCCCCCATGATATTGGGGACCCAG ATGACGAGCCATGGCTCCGAGTCAATGCGTACGTGGTCCACGATACAGCTGACTGGAAGGACCTAAATCTGAAGTTTGTGCTGCAGGTTTATCGAGACTATTACCTGACGGGTGACCAGGGCTTCCTGAGAGACATGTGGCCTGTGTGTCTG GCTGTGATGGAGTCTGAAATGAAGTTTGACAAGGACCAAGATGGACTCATTGAGAACGGAGGCTATGCAGACCAGACCTATGATGGATGGGTCACTACAGGCCCCAG TGCTTACTGTGGAGGACTGTGGCTGGCAGCTGTGGCTGTGATGGTCCAGATGGCTATTCTATGTGGGGCACACGATGTCCAAGATAAGTTTTCTTCCATCCTTAGACGGGGCCAAGAAGCCTATGAGAGACTGTTATGGAATG GCCGCTACTACAACTATGATTGCAGCCCTCAGCCCCAGTCCTGTAGCATCATGTCTGACCAGTGTGCAGGCCAATGGTTCCTGAGGGCCAGTGGTCTAGGAGAAGGAGACACTGAG GTATTTCCTACCCGACATGTGGTCTGTGCTCTCCAAACTATCTTTGAGTTCAACGTCCGGGCCTTTGCAGGAGGAGCAATGGGGGCTGTGAATGGGATGCAGCCCCATGGTGTCCCCGACAGATCCAGCGTCCAGTCTGATGAAGTCTGGGTGGGTGTGGTCTATGGACTGGCAGCTACCATGATCCAGGAG GGCCTGACTTGGGAAGGCTTCCAGACAGCTGAAGGCTGCTA